A single window of Nicotiana tomentosiformis chromosome 1, ASM39032v3, whole genome shotgun sequence DNA harbors:
- the LOC104110578 gene encoding uncharacterized protein isoform X2, producing the protein MQKMATHIDFIKDVTISKMQCKLKVRVVRLREVPNRFNSDTTFSIELVLQDEKIHASIGKSVLHLFKTQINELGLYHMANFIVYHNKEKFNTTKHRLRLTFTQRTTVAEITDPLFPMNIFDLRPYDQLINKIDVNKTELFDVIGEIVGFSEVHMHKQGKISRKFMDIELQDNERKKLSATFWGKFIDEIIPHMLSSNNQPIIVVMQLIKAYKF; encoded by the exons ATGCAAAAAATGGCTACTCACATTGATTTCATCAAGGATGTAACAATTTCGAAGATGCAATGCAAGTTGAAAGTTCGGGTTGTCCGTCTGCGGGAAGTACCAAATCGTTTTAATTCAGACACTACATTCTCGATTGAATTGGTTCTACAAGATGAAAAG ATACATGCTTCTATTGGCAAGTCAGTTTTGCATCTTTTCAAAACCCAAATTAATGAGCTAGGATTATATCATATGGCGAACTTTATCGTTTATCATAATAAGGAGAAGTTCAACACCACAAAACATAGGTTGAGGCTGACGTTTACTCAACGGACAACCGTGGCTGAAATAACTGATCCACTTTTTCCAATGAATATCTTTGATTTGCGACCATATGATCAATTGATAAATAAGATTGATGTGAACAAGACTGAATTATTCG ATGTGATCGGAGAAATCGTCGGTTTTAGTGAAGTACACATGCACAAACAAGGTAAAATTTCTAGGAAGTTTATGGATATTGAACTACAAGATAATGA GAGGAAGAAGTTGTCTGCTACATTCTGGGGCAAGTTTATTGATGAAATTATACCTCACATGCTAAGTTCTAACAACCAGCCTATTATTGTTGTGATGCAGCTCATAAAAGCCTATAAATTTTAA
- the LOC104110578 gene encoding uncharacterized protein isoform X1, protein MQKMATHIDFIKDVTISKMQCKLKVRVVRLREVPNRFNSDTTFSIELVLQDEKGDQIHASIGKSVLHLFKTQINELGLYHMANFIVYHNKEKFNTTKHRLRLTFTQRTTVAEITDPLFPMNIFDLRPYDQLINKIDVNKTELFDVIGEIVGFSEVHMHKQGKISRKFMDIELQDNERKKLSATFWGKFIDEIIPHMLSSNNQPIIVVMQLIKAYKF, encoded by the exons ATGCAAAAAATGGCTACTCACATTGATTTCATCAAGGATGTAACAATTTCGAAGATGCAATGCAAGTTGAAAGTTCGGGTTGTCCGTCTGCGGGAAGTACCAAATCGTTTTAATTCAGACACTACATTCTCGATTGAATTGGTTCTACAAGATGAAAAG GGCGATCAGATACATGCTTCTATTGGCAAGTCAGTTTTGCATCTTTTCAAAACCCAAATTAATGAGCTAGGATTATATCATATGGCGAACTTTATCGTTTATCATAATAAGGAGAAGTTCAACACCACAAAACATAGGTTGAGGCTGACGTTTACTCAACGGACAACCGTGGCTGAAATAACTGATCCACTTTTTCCAATGAATATCTTTGATTTGCGACCATATGATCAATTGATAAATAAGATTGATGTGAACAAGACTGAATTATTCG ATGTGATCGGAGAAATCGTCGGTTTTAGTGAAGTACACATGCACAAACAAGGTAAAATTTCTAGGAAGTTTATGGATATTGAACTACAAGATAATGA GAGGAAGAAGTTGTCTGCTACATTCTGGGGCAAGTTTATTGATGAAATTATACCTCACATGCTAAGTTCTAACAACCAGCCTATTATTGTTGTGATGCAGCTCATAAAAGCCTATAAATTTTAA